The following DNA comes from Helicobacter sp. 11S03491-1.
GTGTTGATCATAAAAGTTTTAGAATATGTAGTAAAAGTATAAAAACATAAAGAACCCCCGGCAGTAAATCCCAATACCAACAAAAAGGACTTTTTGTATTTCCACAATTCTTTAAAAGTACCTCTATCTTTATGTTTATGGCTATCTTGGGTTGTATCATACATTTTTCTTCTGGCTATCAAAGAAAGCAATGCCAAAACCCCTCCAACTGCAAAAAGTATTCTCCAAGCATAGTCTCCAAGCTCTTGTTGGGTAAAAATCATTTCCATAATAACAGCAGAAAACACCGCAAGGAGTTGCCCACCAATAAGAGTAACATATTGGAAAGAAGAATAAAACCCTCTGCGTCCTTTATTCCCAAGTTCAGAAAGATAGGTCGCAGCAATCCCATATTCGCCTCCCACGCTCAGACCTTGAATCAATCTGGCAATAAGTAAAAAGATAATAGCCGCATCCCCTACGCTATTTTTGGTAGGCAAGATAGCAATCAAAAAAGATCCTGCAGCCATAAGAATAATGGAATAAACCATAGATTTTTTACGACCAATTTTATCAGCTAAAGAACCAAAGAGCCAGCTTCCAATAGGGCGCATCAAAAACCCAAGCGCAAACACAGCAAATGTTGAAATAAGCGCTATTGTGGGATTATTGGAATGGGAAAATTGATGAGCAAAGTAATGAGCAGTAAAAGCATAGATATAAAAATCATACCATTCTACAAGATTTCCTGAAGATGCTGCAATGATAGAAGTAATTTTTTGTCTGGTGGTGAGTGTTGTTAGAGTCATAAGAACCTTTCATTAAGTTTTTTTGTTTCTGTTTGTCGGATTATTATTTCATAGAAAATATTTTTAAGAGATGAAATTTTCTCCCCTTTGCGAATTTTGTAATATTGATGCTACTAAAAGTAATTATTAAAACCTTAGTCATAAATTCAATCACGGAAGTGTCGCAAAATTTTTTAAAATTTGGAGACCATCATAATGCGATTTTTCCGGATGAGGTTGCAGACCAAGTATATTTTCTTTGCCGATAATAGCCGGAAATGTATATCCATAAACGCATTCAGCTAATATATTATCTCTATTATCGCAACATACATGGTAGCTGTGAACAAAATAAAGATAAGCTTTTTGTTTTATATTTTTCAGTAAATGATGTT
Coding sequences within:
- a CDS encoding MFS transporter — protein: MTLTTLTTRQKITSIIAASSGNLVEWYDFYIYAFTAHYFAHQFSHSNNPTIALISTFAVFALGFLMRPIGSWLFGSLADKIGRKKSMVYSIILMAAGSFLIAILPTKNSVGDAAIIFLLIARLIQGLSVGGEYGIAATYLSELGNKGRRGFYSSFQYVTLIGGQLLAVFSAVIMEMIFTQQELGDYAWRILFAVGGVLALLSLIARRKMYDTTQDSHKHKDRGTFKELWKYKKSFLLVLGFTAGGSLCFYTFTTYSKTFMINTTGFASQTSNYIMLASLFCYVICQPIFGAIGDKIGRKNLLMIFGILGVICTYPILNTLAHAQSPYIAFLIVTLSLIILSCYTAVAGIIKAELFPVQVRALGTGFAYAISNTLFGGTAPYVALEFKSHGLESSFYVYVIIMLLICLFATFFLPKKTELD